GCCCTCCCGCCCGCTGGCGATCGCGTAGGCGCGTCGGCGCAAGCGGAGTGGGAGCAGCGCGCTGGCCCGCACCAGCGGGGCCTTGAGCGGCGACTGGCCGAGGTGGGGGAAGTCCCGGCCCTGCAGGGCGCGCGCCAGGGCGCTCAGGAATGCCGAGGCGGAGTCGAAGGCGGCCACACACCGTTCAGGGGGCAGGGCACCGGAGCGGCTGGTGGTCATGACTGGCCCCTGACGCCCGCGAGGTGCAAGACCTCCACGAAGGTCTCCGGGCGGCTGTACGGCCACGCGCGCCCGGCCTGCGGCACGACAAGCAGCCGTGCGGACAGGAGAGCGGCTAGCTCGGCGGCCCAGGCGTGCCGGCAGATCGGGTCCGCCTGGCCGCGGACGACGGTGGCGGCGACCTGCAGATGGGCTGCGACGTCCTCGGGCCGGTCTTCCAGCGCCGCCTGGATTCCGGCGGCGATGCGGCGAGCGCCGGCGCGCCACCAGTCGGGCAGCTGCTCGAGCCCGAGTCGGCGGGACTCGCGTGGCATGTCCCGCAGCCACGCGGCGAGCAGTACCGGCAGCCGCCGCTGGGCGGGATCGACGGTGGGACCGATGAGCACCAGCCGGGTCACCACGTCCGGCAGCTGCGCCGCCAAGTGCAGCGCGACCTGGCAGCCGAAGGAGTGCCCGACCAGCGTCACCGGCGCACGCTGGTGGCGCAGGTCGGGGGCCAGCGCGGTCGCGACTGCGGCTAGGCTCCCCGGTGGAACTTCCGGGGCTGCGATCGGCGGCAGGACCTGCACGGCCACTCCGGCGGCGGCCAGGGCCGCGGCGGGGCCGGTGAAGTACCGCCGCACGGCCAGGCCGGGCACTACCGCGACGTGCTCGCGAACCTGCGGCGGGCTGTGCGTCCCGGGAGCGTGATGCCGGAGGTCGGGGCCGGGAGCACTGGGAGTGGTCATGGGGGTGTTCAGCTTCACCGCGGTCCTGCCTCGCCGCCGTGGTAGGGCTCGCCGGTGTCTCCGCCGGGCGCGGCTGCGCGGATCTGCTGCTTCGGGGCGCGCAGTCCGGTGGCCAGCACCTCGGCCAGCGCGTGGCGGCGCCGCACCAGCAAGATCGAGGCGAGGGCCAGGTAGACGGCGGCGACCACGATCCGGGTGACCCCGGCTAGGCCAGGAGGGGTGGTCCAGGCCGCGATGAACTGGACGGTGAACAAGACGAGCAGCGACCACGCCCCGGCGCGGGTCAGCCGACCGCCGACGATCAGGGCGACTGCGAACACCGACTGTGCCGCGGTCAGCAGCAGCTCCTCGCGCTGCACCGCGTCCACCGGCAGTCCGCCCCACGACCCGGCGGAGACCGCGAACACCAGCGGCAGGACCCCGACCAGAAGGGTCCACTGGTTGATCTTTGAGGAGATCAGCGCGCCGAGCGCGGCGGCGGACTGCAGCTTCCAGGCGAGCAGCAGCACCGCGATGAACTCCGGTGTTTCCGAGGCCAGCGGCGCGACCCACTGAACGAGCAGGAACTCGCTGACGTTGAGCTGCTCGCCGGTGGCCACCAGGCTCTCCGCGAACGGCTCGGCAACAACAAGGATGATCCCGGCGGCGACCATCAGCATGATGGCGGTGATCACCCGGCGGGTGCGAGCGGACAGTCTCGCCACCCGCGCCGCCGGACCGAACAGCTCCGATTCCTCGTCCTCCGCATCGTCGCCGTCGAGCTCGTCCTCGACCGCCCGGACTCGCCACAGGTAGGCGCCGAAGATCGAGAACAGCACCACGGTGTCCACGATCGTCAGCGACGAGCGGAACGGGAAGGACAGCGCGTACGCGCTGGCCACGGCGAGGAAGGCGAGTTCGACGACCTGCACTCGCTGTAGCTCGACCGCTGCGGGACGCCGGCCGTCGCTGGCTTCGCGAGTGCCGCGGCCGCTGCGCGAGGAGGCCCGCCGCATCGCCGCGATCGCGGCCAGGGCGACGACCGACCAGCCCACGCCGATCAGCAGCCGGTTGGCGCCGGTCATGTTCGCCAGCGCCAGCGGCGCGTAGGTGGCTGGGTCCTGCCCGGCCTTCCAGGCGAAGACGACGTCCACCGCGTACTCGGGCAGCACCGCGATCAGCGCCAGCAGTGCCAGCGCCAGGCCCTGCCCGATGTCCATCTCGGCGAGCTCGGTGCCCCAGGTGAGCAGGAACGCGGCACCGACCACGGCGGCAGCGAACGCCAGCGCGGCCACGACGGGCGGCACCTGCCAGCCGGCCAGGCGCAGCACGAGGCCGGGCAGGCTGGCGACCACTGGCAGGGCCAGCCCCCCAGCCAGGCGAGTCATTCCACGTTCATTCATGACCAGCTCGCTGCCCTTCTTGGCGAATGCCGTTCCCGGGGGCCGCCCCGCCGGGGTCGTCGGCTGCGCGTAGCCCGGCCAGCACGAGGAGGGCGGCTCCGGTGACGATCGCGGTGTCGGCCAGGTTGAAGGTGGGCCACCAGCCGGTGTGCAGATAGTCGGTAACCACACCATCGGCGGCCCGGTCTGCGACGTTGGCCACGGCGCCGCCGAGGATGGCGGCCAGTGCCGCGGCTCGCCACCTGGACCCGGTGGCGGCGGTGCGCCAGGCCAGGACGGCCATCACAGCGGTGATCAGTCCCGTGACCACGAGCACCGCGGCGCTGGGCGCCTCGGCGGCGAGCGAGAACGCCACCCCGGGGTTGTAGGCCAGCCGCAGGTCCACCGGCCCGGCCTCGATGCCTCCGGCCGGTAGCGCCCGCTGTGCCCAGGCCTTGGCGGCCAGGTCGATGCCGGCGACCATTGCGGCGGCGACGAACAGCCCGGTGCGCCGGCGGGATTCCTGACGCCGACCGTCGGGGACAGGGTCGGCAGCACCGGCGGACGGCCCGACCGGGATCGGTGTCACCGGGAGGCGCCGACGGTCTGGGTCTTCGGCGCGGCGGGCTCGACGGCCTGAGCGGGGGGCAGCGACGTGGTACGGCCGGCGCGGACGCCGTTGGCGATCACGACGACCTCGGCGACCTCGTGGACCAGGACGACCGCGGCCAGGCCGAGGACGCCGAACAGCGCCAGCGGCATCAGCACGGTCACGATGGCCAGCGACAGGGCGACGTTCTGCAGCATGATCCGCCGGGCACGGCGGGCATGGGTGAACGCTTGCGGCAGGTGCCGCAGGTCCTCTCCCATCAGGGCGACGTCGGCGGTCTCGATCGCGACGTCGGTGCCCATCGCGCCCATCGCGATGCCCAGGTCGGCGGTGGCCAGGGCGGGTGCGTCGTTGACGCCGTCACCGACCATCGCGGTGGCGTGCTGTTCGCGCAGCCGGGCGACCAGGGCGGCCTTGTCCTCCGGGCGCAGCTCGGCGTGCACGGCGTCGATGCCGGCCTGAGCGGCCAGCGCGGTCGCGGTGGCGGTGTTGTCGCCGGTGAGCATCGCGACGTGGTACCCGTCCCGGCGCATCCGGGCGACCACCTCGGGAGCCTCCGGGCGCAACTCGTCGCGGACGGAGACCGCGCCGATCACCGCCCCGTTCTCTTCGATGAGGACGGCGGTCGCCCCGGCGTGCTGCATCCGCTCCACATCCGCGGCGAGCGGGCCGGGCTCAAGCCAGCCGGGGCGGCCGAGGCGGACCGGCCGGCCGTCGATGTGGCCGGTCAGGCCAGCGCCGGGGACCGCCTGCACGTCGGTGGCCGGGGCGGGGTCGTCGACGGCGGCCAGGATGGCGCGGGCGAGCGGGTGCTCGCTGCGGGCCTCCAGCGCGGCGGCCACCGCCAGCACGTGTTCGCGTGAGGCGGAGGCGGTGGCGGCGACGTCGACCACGGTGGGTCGGTTGCGGGTCAGGGTTCCGGTCTTGTCCAGCGCCACGGCGCGGATCTTGCCGAGGGCTTCCAGGGCGGCGCCGCCCTTGACCAGGGCGCCCTGCTTGCTGGCGGCGCCGATCGCGGCGACCACGGTGACCGGCACGGAGATCGCCAGCGCGCACGGCGAGGCCGCGACCAGGACGACCAGGGCCCGCTCGATCCACGTGGCCGGGTCACCGAAGACGCTGCCGAGGGCGGCGATCAGCGCCGCGGCCACCATCACCCCCGGGACCAGCGGCCGGGCGATCCGGTCGGCCAGGCGCTGGGCCTGGCCCTTGCGGGACTGCTCGGCCTCCACGATCCGCACGATCCGGGCCAGTGAGTTGTCCTCGGCGGTGGTGGTCACCTCGACCTCGAGGACGCCGATGCCGTTGATCGAGCCGGCGAACACCTCATCACCGGGACCGGCCTCGACCGGCACCGACTCCCCGGTGATCGCCGAGACGTCCAGCGCGGTCCTACCGGAGATGATCAGGCCATCGGTGGCGATCCGCTCACCCGGCTTGACCACCATCGTGTCGCCGACGCGCAGCTCGGCCGGCGCGACGACCTGCTCGACGCCGCCGCGACGCACCGTGGCCTGCTCGGGCACCAGGGACAGCAGCGCGCGCAGCCCGCGTCGGGTCCGGGCCAGTGAGTACTCCTCCAGGCCCTCGCTGATCGAGAACAGCATCGCCAACGCGGCAGCCTCGCCGACCTCGCCGAGCAGCACCGCACCCACCGCGGCGATCGTCATCAGCGTGCCGACGCCGATCTTGCCCCGCCCGAGGCGCCGCAGCGTGGAGGGGACGAACGTAGTCGCCCCCACCAGCAGGGCCGCGGCGTCGAAGGTCAGCGGCAGCCAGGACGGGCCGTCGGCACGGTTGGCGATAAACGCCGCGAGCAGCAGCAGCGCGGCCAGCGCGGCCGCCTGCAGCTCGCGGACCTGCCAGAACCGCTCCGGCTCGTGCTCCTCGCCCTCCTGCCCGGCCGGGGTCGTCGGGTCCTCGTGACTGCAGCCGCAGGCGTCGCTCATCGAGTGCCCTCCTTTACTGGGGTGCCGGCGGGGGCGTCGGTTCCGTACACGGGGCACAGCGCTACCGCGTTGCCGGTGGCGGCCAGCAGCGTCTCGGCCGCGGCGAGCAGGTCCATCAGCTCCGGTCGGGTCAGCGAGTAGAAGATCTGCCGGCCCTGCGGCCGGCCGACCACCAGCCCGCAGTCCCGCAGGCACGCCACGTGCGCCGACACCGTGGACTGCGCCAGTCCGAGCTCGGACATCAGGTCCACGACCCGGGCTTCCCCGTGAGCGGCGAGTCGCCGCACGATCGACAACCGGGTGGGGTCTGAAAGGCTGTGGAACAGCGCCACCGCCGACCCCAGGTCCTGCGCCGTCGCTTGCGGGCCAGAGGTCATGTCTTCAATCGTCATGCGGCGATGCTAGCGCCACGATGCGCTGGCACCCAACCCAGGCGCTTACTATCGTAAGCGGCTACGACGTCCGCGTTCAGGACCTGCGGGGTCGGTCGGCACCGGATGCGGATCCTGCCCACCAGGCGGTTCGTCATCCGCGCGCGGCGCACCAACCATTGATAGCCTGATCAGATGAGCGCTAGATCAGCTCCCGGGGCCAGTGCTTCGGCGCATCCCTGCTCGTCGCCGTCCGGCGCAGGTCGGGTGGCTGCTCTGGAACGGTCGCTGCCGCCGGCGCCATTGGTCGAGGACCTGGCGGCGGTCTTCGCGCTGCTCAGCGATCCCGGCCGGGTCCGCCTGCTGATCACCTTGCTCGAGGGCGGCGAGGTCTGCGTGCACGACCTGGCGGCGGTCACCGGCCAGAGTGAGTCCGGAGTCAGCCACGCGCTGCGCCTGCTGCGGGCGCACCGGGTGGTGGCGGCCCGCCGCAGTGGTCGGCTGGTGTTCTACCGGCTGGCCGACGGGCATGTGCGAATGCTTCTGGACGTCGCCCTGACGCACCTGGGGCATGCCCCCGCGGCCAGAGTCGTAGCACCCGACGAGTCTTGAGTACCACCGTCCTCCCACGGAAAGGCACCGCGATGACCGAGACACAGCAGACCTTGACCTGCCCCAAGTGCGGCGCGGACATGCGTGCCTACGAGCGCAACGGGATCACCATCGACCAGTGCACCGCTTGCCGCGGCATCTTCCTGGACCGCGGGGAGCTTGAGCGCCTCGTCGACGCAGAGAGCGCGTTCTACGGTCGGCCGGGCCCACAGCAACCTCCTGCGTATGGCGACGACCGGGGACATCACGGTGGGTACGGCAGTGGGCACGGTGGACACGGGCAGGGTCAGCGTCGCCGGGGTTTCCTTGGTGATCTGTTTGGCTGAGGTCAGCGTGACGATCCGCGACGATGCGTACCAGCAAGGCTGCGGGAGGTCTTGACGTGGGGGAAGGACACGCACACACCTCCGCGGTAACGGCCGCTGGACGGCACCGCAAACCGCTGTTCATCGCGTTCGGGCTGACCGCCAGCTACATGGTGGTGGAGTTCATCGGCGGGTTTCTCTTCGACTCCCTTGCCCTCCTCTCGGATGCGGCACACATGGGCACCGACGTCCTGGGACTCGGAATGGCCCTGGCGGCGATCACACTCGCCCAGCGCCCTTCGCCCTCCCAGCGCACCTACGGCGCCTACCGGCTGGAGGTGCTCGCAGCGCTGGCCAACGGGGTGCTGCTGTTCGGCGTGGCCGGCTATGTCCTGTACGAGGCCTACCGCCGCCTGTTCGAACCCCCTGAGGTGCCCGGCGTCCCCCTGATGGCCGTCGCCGTGGTCGGGCTGGTCGTGAACCTCATCAGCTTCCGGCTGCTCAGCGCGGGATCGAAGGTCAGCCTCAACATCCGCGGCGCCCATCTGGAGGTGCTGGGCGACCTGCTCGGATCGGTCGGCGTGATCGTGGCCGGCGTCATCATCTACACCACCGGATGGCCGTACGCAGACCCGCTGATCGGCGCTGGGATCGGCCTGTTCATCCTGCCCCGCACATGGAAGCTGACCAGCCAAGCGCTGCGCGTCCTCATGGAGGTCGCTCCTCCCGGCTTGGACGTCGAGGAGGTCCGGGGACGCATCCTCGCGCTCCCCGGCGTGGTCGACGTCCACGATCTGCACATTTGGACCTTGACGTCGGGCCTGGAGAACGCAACAGGACATGTCGTGGTCGCCGACGACGTGGACTACCACGATGTCCTGGACCGGGTGTCGTCGATGCTCGCGGAGGACTACCACGTCCTCCACGCCACCATCCAGTGCGAACCTGTGCACCACGACGAACACGTCACGCCCATTTGACCTGACCCGACGGAAGGTCCTCATGACGATGAGACGCAGCACCGCGGTCTGGCCGCTACCTCCAGAAGTGCCGCGCCCATCTCCGCCCGGCACACCGGACGAGCCGCCGCCCCCTCGACGTCCTACGGGGCCGTCCCTGCCGACGTGGGAGGAGCCGGACCTGACGGCCCGTGACCGGGACCTCGCCGACCGGCTGCTGGAGCAGCGCTTCGTCGTGGCCAGCGGGCACCTCGACGACGCCCTGGCCCACCGCATCACCTCCCAGCTGCTCCAGCTCGGTCGCCGGGAGAGCGACCCACTCGAGCTGCACCTGTCCTGTCCGACATCGGAACTGGGCCCGTGCTGGCGCTCGCCGATGCCGTGGACCTGCTCCACGCCCCTGTGCATGTTGAAGCGTTCGGGGCACCTCGGTGGGCCGGCGGTCGCCGTGCTGTGCGCGGCCCAGGAGCCGCGCGGCGCATCGGCATGCCGTGGTCATCCTGTCCGTGCCGCGAATGAGCGCCGAAGGTGACGCCGAGCAGCTGCGGGTTGCCGTCGACCAGCACGAGCTGCTGGTTCGCCAGCTGCAGGACCGGCTCGTTCGGCGGGCAGGCCGACCGGCTCCGGAGGTGGAGGCGGACCTGCGGCACGGGCGGGTGCTCTCTGTGGAGCAGGCGCGCGAGTACGGCCTGCTCGACGAGCTGCTGTAGCGGTCACGGGTCGCCGCTCAGGTCGCGAACTCGGCGCGGACGCCGAGCAGCCGCACCGGTCTCCCTGGCGGGAACGACTCGAGGGCCACGAGCGCGGCGCTCTCCAGGGCCTCGGCGTCGGACGTCGGAGCCGGCAGCGCCTGCCCGTGCGTCTGCGTGGTAAACGGCGCGTACCGCACCTTGACGACGACCCGCGCCGCCGGCAGGTCCTCGGCGGCCACGTCGTCCGCCACGCGCCGGGCCAGCTCGGCGACCTCCCGGCGGACCTGGTCCCAGTCGGCCAGGTCCTGCTGGAACGTGATTTCCCGGCTGCGCGAGCGGGCCACCCAGGGCGTGCCGACGGTCGCGGAGTCCCTGCCCTGCGCGAGGCGCACGAGCCATGGCCCGGTCATCGGGCCGAACCGGCGAGCAAGCTGCTCCGGGTCGGCGGCCGCGAGCTGAGAGACCGTCGAGATGCCCTCTTGCCCAAGCTTCTTGGCGGTCTTGCTGCCGATTCCCCACAGCGCGTCCACGGGTTTGTCCCCGAGCACCTCGAACCATGTGGCGCCGGTGATCCGGAAGATCCCGGGCTTGCCGAAGCCGGTGGCGAGCTTGGCTTGCAAGCGGTTCCGGCCGATGCCGACGGTGCAGTCCGGGGCGGTCGCCTGCCGCACCGCCTGCTGCACCTGGCGCGCTACGGCCTCCGGGTCCTCGGCGTCCACGCCGAGGAACGCCTCGTCCCACCCCAGCACCTCCACCTGGGGCACCAGCGACCGCAACACCGCCATGACACGTTCGGAGGCCTCTTCATAGAGCTCACGGCGCACCGGCAGGAACATGGCGTCCGGGCACCGGCGGGCCGCTGTTCACAGCAACTGGCCGGACGTCACCCGAAGGCCCGTGCCTCGTACGAGGCGGTGCTGAGGTTCCCCCCGCAGCGTAGAGGCATCAGCTATAAGGGGTAGCGATGTCTGAGCTTGCGATTAAACCTTGACCATCACTTGCGAGATGTCTCCTGCAAGATCAGTTTGGTGGCTTTGGCTGCCACTTCGCGCATCTGCTTGATCAGGGCGCGTAGCTGCCGGTCGTTGCCGATCCATTCTTGGTAGAGCTCGGCTTCGGCCGGGCTGAGGCGGCGGGTCACGGTCTTGCCATCGATCTTGGCGGTCCACTGGTAGTACGGCCCGAGCAGTACCGGCGGGTCGGCGTGGCAGTGGCAGTTCGGTTTGCCGCATCGGTTGTGCCGGTAGCTGATGCTGCCGGAGGCGATGAACCCGACGTCGGCGACGCGTTCGGCCAGCTGCCGATAGCGGCGCTGGTAGGCCGCCAACCGGTCCGCGGTGGTTCTCGCCATGTCCGTGTTTCCCCTGGTTTGCGGCCACTGCGGTGTGTCGCACCCGATTCTGCCAGCCCCTGTCCGACAGTCGATCCACTCGCGGACAGGAGGGAACGCCATGTTCACGCCGACCCATCCAGCGGTCCTCATCCAGGGCGTCGTTCAACACCGAGGAGCTCGTGTTCTGCCACCCGGAGTGTTCCACACGGGCTGAACGTCCGGGTTGGGGTTCTCCGAGACCCGGAAGTAGTAGTGCACCTGGTCCCCGTCGGGGTCCGTCGCCGACGCCGACAGCGGCGGCTCCACCTTCTGCTCGATCGCGCCGTTCGCCGGCGCCTGCAGCGTCGCCACCGACGCGTTCCGGTTCAGCGTCAGCCACAGCTCGCCGTTGACCGTCTTGTAGGTCCACGCCGACGCCGACTGGGTGCCGCGAAGCATGAACCAGATGCTGCTGTCACCCCGGTTGACCGCGTCCCGCACGG
This DNA window, taken from Kineosporiaceae bacterium SCSIO 59966, encodes the following:
- a CDS encoding alpha/beta fold hydrolase translates to MTTPSAPGPDLRHHAPGTHSPPQVREHVAVVPGLAVRRYFTGPAAALAAAGVAVQVLPPIAAPEVPPGSLAAVATALAPDLRHQRAPVTLVGHSFGCQVALHLAAQLPDVVTRLVLIGPTVDPAQRRLPVLLAAWLRDMPRESRRLGLEQLPDWWRAGARRIAAGIQAALEDRPEDVAAHLQVAATVVRGQADPICRHAWAAELAALLSARLLVVPQAGRAWPYSRPETFVEVLHLAGVRGQS
- a CDS encoding DNA polymerase IV, with the protein product MFLPVRRELYEEASERVMAVLRSLVPQVEVLGWDEAFLGVDAEDPEAVARQVQQAVRQATAPDCTVGIGRNRLQAKLATGFGKPGIFRITGATWFEVLGDKPVDALWGIGSKTAKKLGQEGISTVSQLAAADPEQLARRFGPMTGPWLVRLAQGRDSATVGTPWVARSRSREITFQQDLADWDQVRREVAELARRVADDVAAEDLPAARVVVKVRYAPFTTQTHGQALPAPTSDAEALESAALVALESFPPGRPVRLLGVRAEFAT
- the lspA gene encoding signal peptidase II; the encoded protein is MVAGIDLAAKAWAQRALPAGGIEAGPVDLRLAYNPGVAFSLAAEAPSAAVLVVTGLITAVMAVLAWRTAATGSRWRAAALAAILGGAVANVADRAADGVVTDYLHTGWWPTFNLADTAIVTGAALLVLAGLRAADDPGGAAPGNGIRQEGQRAGHE
- a CDS encoding zf-TFIIB domain-containing protein, coding for MTETQQTLTCPKCGADMRAYERNGITIDQCTACRGIFLDRGELERLVDAESAFYGRPGPQQPPAYGDDRGHHGGYGSGHGGHGQGQRRRGFLGDLFG
- the cadA gene encoding cadmium-translocating P-type ATPase, whose product is MSDACGCSHEDPTTPAGQEGEEHEPERFWQVRELQAAALAALLLLAAFIANRADGPSWLPLTFDAAALLVGATTFVPSTLRRLGRGKIGVGTLMTIAAVGAVLLGEVGEAAALAMLFSISEGLEEYSLARTRRGLRALLSLVPEQATVRRGGVEQVVAPAELRVGDTMVVKPGERIATDGLIISGRTALDVSAITGESVPVEAGPGDEVFAGSINGIGVLEVEVTTTAEDNSLARIVRIVEAEQSRKGQAQRLADRIARPLVPGVMVAAALIAALGSVFGDPATWIERALVVLVAASPCALAISVPVTVVAAIGAASKQGALVKGGAALEALGKIRAVALDKTGTLTRNRPTVVDVAATASASREHVLAVAAALEARSEHPLARAILAAVDDPAPATDVQAVPGAGLTGHIDGRPVRLGRPGWLEPGPLAADVERMQHAGATAVLIEENGAVIGAVSVRDELRPEAPEVVARMRRDGYHVAMLTGDNTATATALAAQAGIDAVHAELRPEDKAALVARLREQHATAMVGDGVNDAPALATADLGIAMGAMGTDVAIETADVALMGEDLRHLPQAFTHARRARRIMLQNVALSLAIVTVLMPLALFGVLGLAAVVLVHEVAEVVVIANGVRAGRTTSLPPAQAVEPAAPKTQTVGASR
- a CDS encoding winged helix-turn-helix transcriptional regulator → MTIEDMTSGPQATAQDLGSAVALFHSLSDPTRLSIVRRLAAHGEARVVDLMSELGLAQSTVSAHVACLRDCGLVVGRPQGRQIFYSLTRPELMDLLAAAETLLAATGNAVALCPVYGTDAPAGTPVKEGTR
- a CDS encoding cation transporter; this encodes MGEGHAHTSAVTAAGRHRKPLFIAFGLTASYMVVEFIGGFLFDSLALLSDAAHMGTDVLGLGMALAAITLAQRPSPSQRTYGAYRLEVLAALANGVLLFGVAGYVLYEAYRRLFEPPEVPGVPLMAVAVVGLVVNLISFRLLSAGSKVSLNIRGAHLEVLGDLLGSVGVIVAGVIIYTTGWPYADPLIGAGIGLFILPRTWKLTSQALRVLMEVAPPGLDVEEVRGRILALPGVVDVHDLHIWTLTSGLENATGHVVVADDVDYHDVLDRVSSMLAEDYHVLHATIQCEPVHHDEHVTPI
- a CDS encoding sodium:proton exchanger yields the protein MTRLAGGLALPVVASLPGLVLRLAGWQVPPVVAALAFAAAVVGAAFLLTWGTELAEMDIGQGLALALLALIAVLPEYAVDVVFAWKAGQDPATYAPLALANMTGANRLLIGVGWSVVALAAIAAMRRASSRSGRGTREASDGRRPAAVELQRVQVVELAFLAVASAYALSFPFRSSLTIVDTVVLFSIFGAYLWRVRAVEDELDGDDAEDEESELFGPAARVARLSARTRRVITAIMLMVAAGIILVVAEPFAESLVATGEQLNVSEFLLVQWVAPLASETPEFIAVLLLAWKLQSAAALGALISSKINQWTLLVGVLPLVFAVSAGSWGGLPVDAVQREELLLTAAQSVFAVALIVGGRLTRAGAWSLLVLFTVQFIAAWTTPPGLAGVTRIVVAAVYLALASILLVRRRHALAEVLATGLRAPKQQIRAAAPGGDTGEPYHGGEAGPR
- a CDS encoding helix-turn-helix transcriptional regulator produces the protein MSARSAPGASASAHPCSSPSGAGRVAALERSLPPAPLVEDLAAVFALLSDPGRVRLLITLLEGGEVCVHDLAAVTGQSESGVSHALRLLRAHRVVAARRSGRLVFYRLADGHVRMLLDVALTHLGHAPAARVVAPDES